The following coding sequences are from one Granulicella arctica window:
- the bshC gene encoding bacillithiol biosynthesis cysteine-adding enzyme BshC has protein sequence MSTECFPITVLPHISALYREYLATGDSAASSPVRRWYGAEPFAGKWIGKAVGVVDAARLADALEQQSVELGAGAAAMANIARLRAGARAVVTGQQVGLFGGPLLTLLKAATAIARAKQATAATGIDHVPVFWLATEDHDLAEVDHVALLSKTSVETLRAELKTSGAVPVGVVALGAEMDAVLDQASELLTWAPISDVLRECYAARDGYEPTLGGAFARLMARVFAAEGLIVMDAAGRAFHALGASTLRYAIEHADALHEALVARTAELEAGGFHAQVLVAAGSSLLFLVDASSGERLALRRSADGAWKAGGKVYSTADLLAILAAEPERISPNALLRPVFQDTILPTAAYVGGPAEIAYFAQSAVLYEAILGRITPVLPRLSATLIEPAIATVMDRHEVSLPDAMATAEALAQRLGARAMPIEGKRKLAAVGKAMDAELAALTEYLGAMDASLGKSAEVSGNKMRYQMNRLRRIAATFELQKEASLRKHAEALTLHLFPGGHPQERTLGGVWFLARYGDGLIERLVTEAENLCPGHVVVRL, from the coding sequence ATGAGTACAGAGTGTTTCCCCATCACGGTGTTGCCGCATATCTCTGCGTTATATCGGGAGTATCTGGCGACGGGCGACAGCGCGGCGAGTTCGCCGGTGCGACGATGGTATGGAGCTGAACCGTTTGCGGGGAAGTGGATTGGCAAAGCGGTCGGCGTTGTGGATGCTGCTCGATTGGCGGATGCGCTGGAGCAGCAGAGCGTGGAGCTTGGCGCGGGCGCGGCAGCGATGGCGAATATTGCCAGGCTGCGAGCTGGTGCGCGAGCGGTTGTGACGGGACAGCAGGTTGGTTTGTTTGGTGGTCCGCTGCTGACGTTGCTGAAGGCTGCGACGGCGATTGCGCGGGCGAAGCAGGCAACGGCGGCGACTGGGATCGATCATGTGCCGGTGTTCTGGCTGGCGACGGAGGACCATGATCTGGCTGAGGTGGATCATGTTGCGTTGCTGAGTAAGACTTCGGTGGAGACGCTGCGGGCGGAGCTGAAGACTTCGGGTGCTGTTCCGGTTGGCGTGGTTGCGTTGGGCGCCGAGATGGATGCGGTTCTCGATCAGGCGAGCGAGTTGTTGACATGGGCTCCGATCTCCGATGTGTTGCGGGAGTGTTATGCGGCTCGGGATGGTTATGAGCCGACGCTGGGCGGAGCGTTTGCGCGGCTGATGGCGCGGGTGTTCGCGGCGGAAGGCTTGATTGTGATGGATGCGGCTGGGCGCGCCTTTCATGCGCTGGGCGCGTCGACGCTGCGGTATGCGATCGAGCATGCGGATGCTCTGCATGAGGCTCTGGTGGCGCGGACGGCGGAGCTTGAGGCTGGCGGTTTTCACGCGCAGGTGTTGGTTGCGGCGGGATCGTCGCTTCTGTTTCTGGTCGATGCGTCGAGCGGTGAGCGATTGGCGTTGCGGCGGAGCGCGGATGGTGCGTGGAAGGCTGGCGGGAAGGTGTATTCGACGGCGGATCTGCTGGCGATTCTTGCGGCTGAGCCGGAGCGGATCAGTCCGAATGCGCTGCTGCGGCCGGTGTTTCAGGATACGATTCTGCCGACTGCGGCGTATGTTGGCGGACCGGCGGAGATTGCTTATTTCGCGCAGTCTGCGGTGTTGTATGAGGCGATTTTAGGGCGGATTACGCCGGTGTTGCCGCGGTTGAGCGCGACGCTGATCGAGCCGGCGATTGCGACGGTGATGGATCGGCATGAGGTGAGTCTGCCGGATGCGATGGCGACGGCTGAGGCTCTGGCGCAACGGCTGGGCGCTCGGGCGATGCCGATCGAAGGAAAGCGAAAGCTGGCTGCGGTCGGCAAGGCGATGGATGCGGAGCTGGCGGCGTTGACGGAGTATCTGGGGGCGATGGATGCGAGTTTGGGCAAGTCGGCTGAGGTGTCGGGTAACAAGATGCGGTACCAGATGAATCGGCTGCGACGGATTGCAGCGACCTTCGAGCTACAGAAGGAGGCGAGTCTACGGAAGCATGCGGAGGCGCTGACGCTGCATCTGTTTCCGGGTGGACATCCGCAGGAGCGGACGCTGGGTGGGGTTTGGTTTCTGGCTCGGTATGGCGATGGGTTGATCGAACGTCTGGTGACGGAGGCGGAGAACCTTTGTCCGGGGCATGTGGTGGTTCGGCTTTAG
- a CDS encoding NUDIX hydrolase: MAATSRKTTIAKSAIKSIAAKTPKTLKTSPFAKPKASLKAKLISSKIAYKGKVFNVYTDTVIEPGGRKNTRDVIHHNGSVVILAIDESTNPNDPDVILERQYRHAAGQFLIELPAGRIEPEEAPLAAAKREMIEETGYRAKRWTLLTKYFASPGFLGEWMQIYLARDIREGIAKPEPDEHIEIQRLPLSEAMKLVATGQIHDGKTIIGLSLYDAARRAGRI; encoded by the coding sequence ATGGCTGCCACATCACGCAAAACAACCATCGCCAAGTCCGCAATCAAGTCAATTGCCGCTAAAACCCCTAAAACCTTAAAGACCAGCCCATTCGCAAAGCCCAAGGCCTCGCTCAAGGCAAAGCTCATCTCCTCAAAGATCGCCTACAAAGGAAAAGTCTTCAACGTCTACACCGACACCGTCATCGAGCCCGGCGGCAGAAAGAACACCCGCGACGTCATCCACCACAACGGCTCCGTCGTCATCCTCGCCATCGACGAATCGACGAACCCCAACGATCCTGACGTCATCCTCGAGCGCCAGTATCGTCACGCCGCCGGTCAGTTCCTCATCGAGCTTCCCGCCGGACGCATCGAGCCTGAGGAAGCTCCTCTCGCCGCCGCAAAGCGCGAGATGATCGAAGAGACCGGCTATCGCGCAAAGCGCTGGACGCTGCTCACAAAATACTTCGCGAGCCCCGGCTTCCTCGGTGAATGGATGCAAATCTACCTCGCCCGCGACATCCGCGAAGGCATCGCAAAACCCGAACCCGACGAGCACATCGAGATCCAGCGCCTCCCACTCTCCGAAGCCATGAAGCTCGTCGCAACCGGTCAGATCCACGACGGCAAGACGATCATCGGCCTCTCGCTCTACGACGCTGCCCGCCGCGCAGGACGCATCTAG
- a CDS encoding cold shock domain-containing protein gives MAQYKGQVKWFNNAKGYGFLGRDDGADVFVHYSSIQLEGYKSLKEGDAVEFDIIEGAKGPQADQVTRLKEAL, from the coding sequence TTGGCACAGTACAAAGGACAGGTGAAGTGGTTCAACAATGCGAAAGGCTACGGCTTTCTCGGTCGTGATGATGGCGCTGATGTGTTTGTGCACTACAGTTCGATTCAGCTCGAAGGGTATAAAAGTCTGAAAGAAGGCGACGCCGTCGAGTTCGATATCATCGAGGGCGCAAAGGGTCCGCAAGCCGATCAGGTCACTCGCCTGAAGGAAGCTCTCTAG
- the polX gene encoding DNA polymerase/3'-5' exonuclease PolX: protein MDNITIARLLDETAALLEIDSADPFRIRSYRRAAEAVEQQTTQLATLVAEPKQLLAIAGIGKGMAANIVDLVNTGSMQLREELLQKYRPTMLELLRLPGMGPKTVALVWSALGVSDIDQLEAAAKSGQMNTLPRMGEKFVTKLLKGIEDYRKNSSRFRVDQAREYADKISALILSFPGIEQVTPAGSLRRGRETCGDLDLLATGPACEPDVVAAAVEYVATLPLIDKLLARGQNKVSFTLRNNLQVDVRLLPRASYGAALQYFTGSKHHNVALRQRAIKRGLTLSEYALLRLEDNKIIASESEEDIYRALDLDYIPPELRENSGELEAAANHTLPHLITRADIRGDLHMHTNATDGRDTIRQMAEAALARGLSYIAITDHSKNLAMTNGLDDARALAHVKRIREIDAEMEGRIRILPGIEVDILADGSLDLEDSTLAQMDIVVASVHSHFAQPIEEMTARVLRAIENPHVRILGHPTGRLVLKREPFAIDIDTILKRASELGVAVEHNAAPARADLNDLHLRLAKQYGCKIVIDTDAHATEELDQMIYGITQLRRAWLTPADILNTLPLDNFLTALRPKP, encoded by the coding sequence ATGGATAACATCACGATTGCCCGGCTGCTCGACGAAACAGCAGCTCTTCTCGAAATTGATTCTGCCGATCCCTTCCGCATCCGTTCGTATCGACGCGCTGCCGAGGCCGTCGAACAGCAGACAACGCAACTCGCGACCCTCGTCGCAGAGCCAAAGCAGCTCCTCGCCATCGCCGGCATCGGCAAAGGCATGGCAGCGAACATCGTCGACCTCGTCAACACCGGCTCCATGCAGCTACGCGAAGAGCTGTTGCAGAAGTACCGCCCAACCATGCTGGAGCTGCTGCGTCTTCCAGGCATGGGTCCAAAAACCGTAGCTCTCGTCTGGTCCGCACTCGGAGTCTCCGACATCGACCAGCTCGAAGCCGCCGCCAAATCCGGGCAGATGAACACGCTTCCTCGCATGGGAGAGAAGTTCGTCACCAAGCTCCTCAAGGGCATCGAAGACTATCGCAAGAACTCCAGCCGCTTCCGTGTCGATCAGGCACGCGAATACGCCGACAAGATCTCCGCGCTCATCCTCAGCTTTCCCGGCATCGAGCAGGTCACACCCGCCGGTTCGCTCCGACGCGGCCGCGAGACCTGCGGCGACCTCGATCTGCTCGCCACAGGACCAGCCTGTGAGCCCGATGTTGTCGCTGCCGCCGTCGAATACGTCGCAACATTGCCGCTCATCGACAAGCTCCTCGCACGCGGCCAGAACAAGGTCTCCTTCACCCTGCGCAACAACCTCCAGGTCGATGTCCGCCTGCTTCCACGCGCCAGCTACGGCGCGGCGCTGCAATACTTTACCGGCTCCAAACACCACAACGTCGCACTCCGCCAGCGCGCCATCAAGCGCGGCCTGACGCTCAGCGAATACGCGCTGCTACGCCTCGAAGACAACAAGATCATTGCCTCAGAATCAGAAGAAGACATCTACCGCGCCCTCGATCTCGACTACATCCCGCCCGAGCTGCGCGAGAACTCCGGCGAACTCGAAGCCGCCGCAAACCACACGCTGCCGCATCTCATCACCCGCGCCGACATCCGCGGCGATCTGCACATGCACACCAACGCCACCGACGGCCGCGACACCATCCGTCAGATGGCCGAAGCTGCGCTCGCACGCGGCCTCAGCTACATCGCCATCACCGACCACTCAAAGAACCTCGCCATGACCAATGGCCTCGACGACGCTCGCGCCCTCGCCCACGTCAAGCGCATCCGCGAGATCGACGCCGAGATGGAAGGCCGCATCCGCATCCTTCCCGGCATCGAGGTCGACATCCTCGCCGACGGCTCCCTCGACCTCGAAGACAGCACCCTCGCCCAGATGGACATCGTCGTCGCCAGCGTCCACTCGCACTTCGCCCAACCCATTGAGGAGATGACAGCCCGCGTCCTCCGCGCCATCGAGAACCCTCACGTCCGCATCCTCGGCCATCCAACCGGACGTCTCGTCCTCAAGCGCGAACCCTTCGCCATCGACATCGACACCATCTTGAAACGAGCTTCTGAGCTAGGCGTAGCCGTAGAACACAACGCCGCTCCAGCCCGAGCCGACCTCAACGATCTTCACCTGCGCCTCGCCAAACAATATGGTTGCAAGATCGTCATCGACACCGACGCCCACGCAACCGAAGAACTCGACCAGATGATCTACGGCATCACCCAACTCCGCCGCGCCTGGCTCACACCCGCCGACATCCTCAACACGCTCCCCCTCGACAACTTCCTCACCGCGCTACGTCCAAAGCCCTGA
- a CDS encoding DUF6314 family protein produces the protein MALAAGAVFGWLVGEWSFVREIPGQASMTGRATVSPMDMSTALYEEWAEVRLAGGEILHGEQRYLYRKREAGLAVLFAETLALFHELEFHVEVDGCLRAVARHACSDDVYMSEYRIGEDESFAVRHEVRGPRKDYVIHTQYRRR, from the coding sequence ATGGCATTGGCTGCGGGTGCGGTATTCGGCTGGCTTGTGGGCGAGTGGAGCTTTGTCCGGGAGATTCCGGGGCAGGCGAGCATGACTGGCCGAGCTACGGTGTCGCCAATGGATATGAGTACTGCGCTGTATGAGGAGTGGGCAGAGGTGCGTCTGGCTGGTGGTGAGATCTTGCATGGCGAACAGCGCTATCTCTATCGAAAGAGGGAAGCTGGCCTTGCTGTGCTGTTTGCGGAAACGCTAGCGCTCTTTCATGAGCTGGAGTTTCACGTGGAGGTCGATGGTTGCCTGCGGGCTGTTGCGCGGCATGCGTGTAGCGACGATGTGTATATGTCGGAGTATCGGATTGGTGAGGATGAGAGCTTCGCTGTGCGGCATGAGGTGCGTGGTCCAAGGAAGGATTACGTGATCCACACTCAGTACCGTAGGCGATGA
- the cyoE gene encoding heme o synthase, producing the protein MATSATSDQVLAPAKAANPTLFADYATLFKLRVSTMVIITAGAGFYLGSLRSGISPFHAGLVQALIGIAVVTCGSSALNQALERKTDLLMRRTADRPMAAGRIGFAHGLILGFAATFLGSLYLAYITNLLTGTLTLLTAISYVAIYTPLKRVTTVNTFIGAFPGALPPLIGWTAARGMIEWPGVALFAILFVWQFPHFMAIGWMYREDYARAGIRLTPTLANTRYAARSTVIQSLFYAILMIPVSLWPVSLGITGYVYGVAATLLGLGYLWYTIRFWRIVHEPDATASRQYARDLLRISVIYLPLLLASMMLDAKGRLLF; encoded by the coding sequence GTGGCTACCTCCGCGACATCCGACCAGGTCTTAGCGCCCGCGAAGGCCGCCAATCCCACGCTGTTCGCCGACTACGCGACCCTCTTCAAGCTCCGCGTCTCCACCATGGTCATCATCACCGCTGGAGCCGGTTTCTACCTCGGCAGCCTACGCAGCGGCATCAGCCCCTTTCACGCCGGGCTCGTCCAGGCGCTAATCGGAATCGCCGTCGTCACCTGCGGCTCCAGCGCGCTCAATCAAGCTCTCGAGCGCAAGACCGATCTGCTCATGCGCCGCACCGCTGACCGCCCCATGGCCGCAGGCCGCATCGGCTTTGCCCACGGGCTCATCCTCGGCTTCGCAGCAACCTTCCTGGGTTCACTCTATCTCGCGTACATCACCAATCTCCTGACCGGAACCCTTACCCTGCTGACGGCCATCAGCTACGTCGCCATCTATACGCCGCTCAAGCGAGTCACCACCGTCAACACCTTCATCGGCGCGTTTCCCGGAGCGCTGCCGCCGCTCATCGGCTGGACCGCCGCGCGCGGCATGATCGAGTGGCCCGGCGTCGCGCTCTTCGCCATCCTCTTCGTCTGGCAGTTCCCCCACTTCATGGCCATCGGCTGGATGTACCGCGAGGACTACGCACGCGCCGGTATTCGGCTCACCCCCACGCTTGCCAACACGCGCTACGCAGCTCGCTCCACCGTCATCCAGTCGCTCTTCTACGCCATCCTCATGATCCCCGTAAGCCTATGGCCAGTCAGCCTCGGCATCACAGGCTACGTCTACGGAGTCGCCGCCACGCTGCTCGGCCTCGGCTATCTCTGGTACACCATCCGCTTCTGGCGGATCGTTCACGAGCCAGACGCAACAGCCTCTCGCCAGTACGCACGCGACCTGCTCCGCATCTCCGTCATCTATCTTCCCCTGCTCCTCGCCTCCATGATGCTCGACGCCAAAGGACGCCTTCTCTTCTAA
- a CDS encoding DUF420 domain-containing protein: MERSLSKPSELRTPPTVIATIIVVSALASALICYLVYFHAPSDVTGTHMRSLPFLNAVLNALSTIALVAGFLFIRSREIGKHRAAMFTAFFFSSIFLVSYLLNFTLHGETHFNRLSPWWPFYWKLLLTHVLCSILALPLILITFFLSLTGRFPAHKRLARYTFPIWLYVSITGVIVYAMQATIH, from the coding sequence ATGGAACGCTCACTCAGCAAGCCATCGGAACTCCGCACGCCGCCTACAGTCATCGCGACCATCATCGTCGTCAGCGCGCTCGCCAGTGCGCTCATCTGCTACCTCGTCTACTTTCACGCACCCTCCGATGTGACCGGAACGCACATGCGTTCGCTGCCTTTCCTCAACGCCGTTCTCAACGCGCTCTCGACCATCGCGCTGGTCGCCGGGTTCCTCTTCATCCGCAGCCGTGAGATTGGCAAGCACCGTGCCGCGATGTTCACGGCGTTCTTCTTCTCGTCGATCTTCCTCGTCTCCTATCTGCTCAACTTCACCCTGCACGGCGAGACCCACTTCAATCGCCTCAGCCCGTGGTGGCCCTTCTACTGGAAGCTCCTGCTGACGCATGTTCTCTGCTCCATCCTCGCGCTCCCACTCATCCTTATCACCTTCTTCCTTTCGCTCACCGGCCGTTTCCCCGCACACAAGCGGCTCGCCCGCTACACCTTTCCCATCTGGCTGTACGTCTCCATCACCGGAGTCATCGTCTACGCCATGCAAGCCACCATCCACTAG